The region AATGCTATAAACTTCcgacatttatttttagtattttttttttatagttatattatttttatatgcctaaaagaattataacatatagctagctatatatatatagcaatatatgctatattttattacaagaatattttattttattttcctaaAATGAGAACTAATTGATGATCATCAGATGTTTGTGCAACATTAAAATTGATATGCAATGTTTCCAAACTTTTAAtcactttattttttttacttttttttatatttttattatttttttttttttcactttttttactttttaaataagggtggaaacaaattttatgttaactaataatataacaaatttgAGAAAAGTGAAAATGCCCGTTACTGTATCATAATAACGATGCTGAAAATGGACGCATTATAAAtttgtgaaaataaaagtcgaaataaattaagacaatataattttgaaaatcacaattaacaaaatttaaagcctatgaaaaaacaattcaaaaaaaaaatatatttttttataattaaaaataagtaaaatGATTCAAAAATGTAACAAAATATACAGATAATCATTGttagaaaatatacaataatttcttatatttattttattgcaaattatatatataattatcattttagaaaaataaacatatatgataaaaaatatcatatgATAAATGTGAGAATATATGATCAGATTTCTTATTTCGTATTATCCATGCATttcttaaatttatttttcgagactgttgtaaaatatattgtctTAATTCTACATCTTCAACTAAATTTATAGGCAAATTATTACATGGCgttttaacaaataaatttgcTCCTTTGTGAATTAGAgctttaaatatttttatatttccagATACTGCAGCAGCATGTATTGGAAATAATTGTAGATgtatatcaaaataatttacatttgctcctttttttaaaatatattttactaaTTTATAGCTCCCTGAAGTGATAACAcaacataatattttactcataaccttttttttaataattgatttatatttaaaataataataagtttctaaattttttgtatacacattatatattttcatattatatataattttatccATTGTTTCTTTTAAAGTTTGTTCGATTTGTTTatacattaatatttttacaattcCTTTATGCCCTTCAAAAGATGCATAGTGTATGGGTTCTAACAAATTTACATCTAAATGTGTAATATTAGCTGAATTatctattaataattttacgACTTCATAATTACCCATAGTTGATGCAGCATGCAAAGCTGAAtctccttttttatttaaatatgataatgccccattttgtaataaatatttacatacATTCAAATGATTCGATATAGATGCAAACCACAATGCTGTTTCATTATTGTATGTCAATGCATTTATGTctgcattattatttactaAAAATTTTACTGTTTTTATATCTCCTTTAGATGCGCATATATGTAATGCTgtatattttcttatttttgttttactGTTTATATCTATTCCAGactttaataaatattttattaattctaTGTTACCATCATTACTAGCTAGATGTATTGATTCTAAATCAAATGGAGCAATTGAAGAAACATTTTCTATGTTATCCATATATTCACCCATATATGCATCTAAATCACTATAAGTAAAGCTATCCCCATAACTACTATTACTAATTATTCGTCGgatttcatcattttcacaaatgtttataatactcttatttttattgtatgATTTACAATTTATTTGTGGCAAACTACAATTATCACCATTCTTTATTTGGGGGTAACTTACTTCCTGTTTGCTTACTGAAATAAAACATTCCCCAATTTTAtcactattattatcacaacatatatttatgcgaactttttttttttcttttttattccatttttcaattttcaaaattccttttctttttttttcatcactatatatatgaggCACATACAATTCTTTTGTAGAATCAccttttgaaatatttttctctaTCATGTTCATATCATATAACATTTGGCTAGTCgatttattaacatttgTTAAGCTTGAAAAACGAACTAAAtgatatttcattttagtttcatcatttttaatatgtttatttttagtgCATTTAGTTTGAGTGTGGGTCTGGTTCcgaaaatatacaaaatgaCAAGGCcatgaataaaaattgcatatactttcattatttgtatatgttatatatttgattcGATTTTTAGGAgtttgttttttgttttttatatttttcttattttctattgtattttgtttataattttttttgtgaaaCCACTGTAAATCGTTTTCTTCTTTATGATTCgtttcatttttcttaaaaaatttatgaatcatataattttgttccCCCATTGTATTCATACCACTCTTATTTATGAGCATCCCATACAATAGCCATTTAATCACAACTAATAatagtatttatattttttaatatttttctaaattggAATTTAGTAAAATTGACAACTATCTATACAATAATTGtaaaacaatttatttaaacttttctcacttatttaaaattgGTATATAtggacaaaaaaaaagacaaagTGGCGAGTACATATAGGGCAAGGTCTATCACATTATATGACATCaatgtaaaaaaacataagtatgaaaaattgtaatttagaataaataaattcgTTTCCCTTTCAgctataattaataattcagaaataaaaatatgaatgaaCAAATGTAGAACAATTATAAGTTTTATTCCATGaaacaaaaatttacaTGTGCAAATGCACGAATATtattagtaaaaaaaaaataaataaaattaattaacaaacaaataaaagtaataaaaataatcatgTATTAAACAAAACATTTTGAcattaaatgaaattatatCTCAGGAAAATAggaattaaaattatattgcatgttcataattattttgtcttatttttatcatatttttttttttactaaaaaatattttatcgCAGACTAAATATACGTGTGCGAAAATGTATCGTAATTGTAggtatgtttttttttctgactgttcataaaataaagtaatattattagaatAATAGTGGCAAACTAGTGTATAGGCAAACAAAAAttccaattttatttttttttctaacaaaaggaaaaaatatagaatgAAAGCAAAAGAATATCTTTGTAATATGTTTTGGTTTGTCTTTTCACCAATAGGTATATTGTATGCATagaaatgaacaaaattaaaacaagTTAGTATTGCATGTTATATTACATGGCAAACACAGTGTGAATAAATGGAACCATATacctttttaaatattttacacGATGTAAACGAAATACGTAGCTTCAATGTATCGTTTTGTTTtgacacaaaaaaatgcatatactTTATCCTGACCAGTTCATACAAATTTGCataaattcataaaaaaatatttcatgtgaataatatttttataattataacaaaACAATAACATTAATAGTCattgttttaaaaaggGTTTAAACCAATTCAATAAAAgttaaaatgaaatttaaaaacaagTTGTATTATTTCATGAGATTCGTGCTTTGAAAGTGCATAGTATTTTATTCctctgttttttttttaaattgatacatgatttttcaattaacatatatttatttagtatgtatttctattaatttacaattttggcattgtatattttttacgaAATAACATTTCAAtaatacatacatatatatacggAAAATAAATGGCACTATATCATACCTAATTTATCTGTCTTCTATATCCAATTGGTGTTTATGTTATTCTACAAAACAGTTATTctcaaatatttaaaaaagtttatattataatagtatataaaaaatatataattttgaaaattagATTTCATAAAAGATATAACTATAATTCTTAGTACTTTTTCATATTTGCATGACTGAGTCATAATTagtaaaaagaaaaaaaaattatagttATTAGCCGaataattgtatattttagtcatattaattatttgtctgataattttatttaattcgtAATATAGGAAcgaatatgtatataatatggttatttttgtattaaaacaaatatattaattagtaaaatgaaaatattatttattaggGATATATAATGTTTGCTTTTGTCCATTTctcataaataaaaatacataaacacgacacatatttatgaatataagaaaaatatatgtatgtaatGTGTTTCAATTAAtgctaaaaatatatgtactaaataaaaatatattatagaGAGTAATTTTAATTGCCTATTATATGcgttttacattttttggACTGAATTTGggtatcatttttttactattaaaaatgaagtaattattaatatgcatatagaGATCAAAGGTTGGGGATGGGGAATGgcaattttttatgctattaaaaaatgtaaaacgaaaataaaaaaaagtaataatagcaattattattaaatttggAGCTATAAATTTCAGTCAAAAACGaaacaaaatatacatgtagttaaaatgaaatattttttacatatataaaaatatactcattgataaaaaaaaaaaaatattatacaataTTGTATGCactataatatataataaaaagattggtaaaaaaaaatatataatatatacataaatataaaatatttaatggAATAGCATGTTGGTAGAAAACAGAATTAGCCTCATAAATAgcatattttgaaaatataaaaaataaaaaaaagcaaaataaaaaaacgcaacataaaaaaacgcaaaataaaataaagtaaaataaaattatgtaagTTGGATTTATCAAAGTGAAGGTATAACACAAAGAGACAAAAAACAATACGCATAGAagcattatatataaatgcatgaacattataaatataatatatacttgCTTACATTTAAGCAATATTAAAAGGGATATaccattatttatttttaagaatACTATATTTAAAGTAACATGCTTTATTTACTCTTCCCCTAAATATTAAagagataaaaataagcatATCATAGTGGATATttagctattttttttttctgaacaAGTCAGgtaaaatgataaaaaaagggAGTTTGAAACTTGGGAGCACGCGGCTCGCGAAAAGCTCTGTATCAAATGTAAAAATGGATAATCGAGCAATaaacaaagaaaaagaaaaaagaaaaacaaaagaaaaattaaacagattaaaaatgtatagaACAAAAGcagatttaaaaaaaatgaatgcAAAAATTAATGAGGTGCGAAGAATAGAGCCAAGTATAAAATGGTTTAATAATACAAGAACTATAAGTCAAAACAAATTAGAAATAtttagaaataaattagaAGAACATACAAATGATCCTTTTAGTGTTGTAATAAAAAGATCAAAATTACCAATGgaattattaaaagatgaaaaagaTTGTGtaactaaaaaatataaaaatgataattttttaaaaatagaaaattataatgatatttatagtaaaaaaaaaaaaagaaaaaaacccaaattaaattttgaaaGTTTAGAAGAATATGCTAATAATGCACAACAAAAATTACTAAATTACGAAACCGATAAAGATAATTCATTAgttcataaaaaaacgaatgtagaaaaaaaatatataaaagatcATTTATTAAAGATCGGTCAATCTAAAAGAATATGGAcagaattatataaagtAATAGATAGTTCtgatataatattagaAGTGTTAGATGCACGAGATCCTATTGGTACTagatgtaaaaaattagaagaaaatttaaaaaaagatagagcacataaacatattattttaatccTTAATAAAGTTGATCTTATACCAACATCAGTAGCAGAAAAATGGATCAAAATTTTGTCAAAAGAATATCCAACAATTGCTTATCATGCATCTATAAATAATCCATTTGGAAAAAgtgatttatttaatattataagacaatattcacaattttttaaaaacatgaaaaaaaaacatatacatataggCTTAATCGGATATCCAAATGTGGGAAAAAGTGCAGTTATCAATtctttgaaaaaaaaagttgtTTGTATATCTGCATGTATACCTGGTCAAACTAAATATTGgcaatttataaaattaacaaataaaatatatttaattgatTGTCCTGGTATTGTCCCATATGATATTGAAGATTCAGATAAAATTTTACGATGTACGATGCgattagaaaaaattacaaatccacattattatattgatgatatttttaaaatggtTAATAAATCTCTTATTCTTAATCTCTATAAATTACCAGATGATTTGACATTTTCAAACTCTGAAGAATTCTTAGAAATActtgcaaaaaaaatgggaaaACTTCTTAAAGGCGGTGAACCTGATATTATATCGGTATCGAAAATTATGATTAATGATTGgataaaaggaaaaatcCCATATTTTGTCAATCCAGATGAATATGTTGATTCCACAAAAGGAAACTCCACCCTTACAGATTTGGAAAAACCCATTGATACTCAAGATAAAGTCGAAAATAATGcagaaaatgaagaagaaatggaaaatgttgaaaaatgatggaaaataatttatgaatcgaattatatacaaacaGAAAAACAGAGAATTATCCGAATCCCTTATTGtatgcaaaaatatataaaacatctTTTTCTTGAATGATCAATGGTGTATGCGCTTCAAAATAGTATTTTTGAATGTgctaatttatttgtttatttcttttttttttcatagatttttttattgtaatattatttaatttgtcacatgcatatatataatatagtttattcctttttttttttaattaaaaatttctattaacataaaaaatcagttgttttaaaacaaaaagagaatgtatattatatcaGCTCATGTTTATACCCTCTCCTTTATCCAAGCCAAagttgaaatatatatgttttgtgaaaaatggaaaatatgtAAACATGACAATATTTTCCTTATATATTCACACACAAACATTTCCATATGTAAATATGCAAGTACATTTTACAGGTagctataaaaaaaaggttAAAAGATgcaaaaaatagtaaaaaaaaaaaagtgctgaaaatgatatatacaACAATAATGCACATTTGTtgtattcataaaatataatagacTATTCCACATTATCTCATTGATATGCTATATCATGATATAATACGAAGTTATAAGATTGTAGGTTTAGGAATTGTCTTTtaaacttttaaaaaaagaatgcTATTTTTGTTTAGCTTTTTGGACCATCGTTTTATGTTATATCTCATTTTGCTTAAAATTCGTGAGCACTTATCTGCTTGTTTAGTATCTTCTATTTTATCCAAAAGATTCGAAGATTTATCAAATACGtctatacatatttttaaagcTTTTTGTTCACATTCTAAATTCgagtataaaaaatatatataatggcTAGCTAcacttaaaaaattaatatctattggttgtaaatatatggaTGCTAATTCAAAAgcttttttatatgcattCTTAGCTAGatgttcatatttatatttcacACCAGTATCGGTTATATTTgatacaattttatattgatTTGCATTTAAatggatataaaaaattttatttttatcgtCATTTGTTATTGTAGAAATTATACAATTAACTATGTTTATAATAACTTCACAATTTAGTAAaaattccttttttattttaaatcgaatatttttgcatatatttttttttacaaatattgTGGGGCTATTTGTGCAGTTTGAAAACtcgtttttttcttcacaTTTGTTCccttttaataataatgtataatttttataaaagatCCTAAATGCGTACTTGTATGACATAATGTTATAATAGTTATACGaatttattgtattttctatttcttctttttctatCTCTTTTAATTCGATTTGTTGATTTTTCAATCTgtctaataataataatattgcaCACCCAATTGCATATTTATAGTCAGaacatttatatacaaGTCTCATAAAAGTGTATATACTCTCTCTGTtgagttttatttttagattTTTATTCATGTTACTATAAATCAACATTTGTaacttattattatattcactagttaaattgttatatttatttaaaatcttattttttatattttctatttcttttttatttatttcgttATTTTCTTCGCAACGATTTTCTACATGTATGTCCATTTCATAATAAGCCCCTAAAACATCATCATTACAAATAGAGGAGTAAGAAGAATTCAAgaaagtattttttttactacgATAATTAATTGTATGAAAACTTTTGCTTTTCTTagttttttcctttttgtTGTTTTCATATATGAGACTACCATTTTTTGTCTTTCCTCTGGCATCAACTGTTTTGGCTCTATAATAttcttcaattttttttgaattttttattttatttatatttgctcttttttttgctaAATTTGTATCGAAGTTATTTCTATTGCTTTCCATCAAATGTGGTGATAATTTGTTCGCATTTAAATCATCTTTTTCCATATTGATAATAGTACTagaacaatttttatttattatttttttttttttatttccttcgctagttatcattatttcgctttctttattttttatatttatatgtttttctttcatttttcggtttattatatttttatctgaAATTTCTTTTATGCTAGATTTCAGTTTGTTCTTCCCTTCATCTTTATGTACTATACAATGATTGCCCTTATCAGTTGAGTTACtctttttttcatttcttaaatttatatttttgggGCTTGCAAGAGGAGACACCCGTGTAATATTATGAGCACGTTTGTCTGAAGATTTCATATTtgttaaacaaaaaaaaatatttttattttcatgtgttaaaataaatacctTTATGCATCATTTATACCAATTCTGCGAAAATTTGGTGAAATAATTATTGTTaagcatataaatataagatCATTATTATGCTCTTATTTTGCTAAAAGGGAAAAAAGACATTTACCAtccttttaatatatagcatttttttttaaattatacaatttCAGGAACAAATTAAAAGCAAATGTTTTCTCTACGTTtgttacatatttataagataacaatttaaaagtaaaacgaaaattggaaaaaaaaaatatacccattttttaatgaattttattccatcaatcaaaaatattatgcatTGTTCAGGAAAATAGCCATTTaaataaagtaaaaaaaaaaaatagccaTAAAGTCAGataaatatacacatttaaaaatgttttgaAATCTATAATCCCATTAATGggtatacataaaaaacatCGCATTACTGTTCatgcaaaaaattaatatatatgcgaaaaaacataaatttgTCTATTAATTCAAAAACCAAAAAGTATTGTAAAATAAGAAAGTTGGAGGGAAAAATAGGTTGAGAAAGTGCGGTTAAAcctttaaaattatttacgaaaaataaatacacaGGGAGACTATAAAGAAATACTTTTTATGAGAACCTTGTAACTCCTATGCTTGATTGGTCTATATAAACTATACATATCCTTTTACaagttttaataaaataaaaaaaaaaggaagaatgctttaatatatatttatttttaaataaaacatagtAGTGTGtcatttcaaaatattttacttatttttattattcatgATTAAGTTGTGTGTAActaatatacatttatgcgtgttttacatatattgtgtaaataacataaaaattttattttttcatcatgttatatatatattttattaaatttgttgTTAGCATATTACAACCTACATCATTTTTACACCATGTAATTGTATAAAATGACAAatgaacatatataatacaaaaattgttagtatagaaaaaagaagaaaacttataaaa is a window of Plasmodium berghei ANKA genome assembly, chromosome: 10 DNA encoding:
- a CDS encoding 14-3-3 protein, putative, with the protein product MKSSDKRAHNITRVSPLASPKNINLRNEKKSNSTDKGNHCIVHKDEGKNKLKSSIKEISDKNIINRKMKEKHINIKNKESEIMITSEGNKKKKIINKNCSSTIINMEKDDLNANKLSPHLMESNRNNFDTNLAKKRANINKIKNSKKIEEYYRAKTVDARGKTKNGSLIYENNKKEKTKKSKSFHTINYRSKKNTFLNSSYSSICNDDVLGAYYEMDIHVENRCEENNEINKKEIENIKNKILNKYNNLTSEYNNKLQMLIYSNMNKNLKIKLNRESIYTFMRLVYKCSDYKYAIGCAILLLLDRLKNQQIELKEIEKEEIENTINSYNYYNIMSYKYAFRIFYKNYTLLLKGNKCEEKNEFSNCTNSPTIFVKKNICKNIRFKIKKEFLLNCEVIINIVNCIISTITNDDKNKIFYIHLNANQYKIVSNITDTGVKYKYEHLAKNAYKKAFELASIYLQPIDINFLSVASHYIYFLYSNLECEQKALKICIDVFDKSSNLLDKIEDTKQADKCSRILSKMRYNIKRWSKKLNKNSILFLKV
- a CDS encoding nucleolar GTP-binding protein 2, putative, which produces MIKKGSLKLGSTRLAKSSVSNVKMDNRAINKEKEKRKTKEKLNRLKMYRTKADLKKMNAKINEVRRIEPSIKWFNNTRTISQNKLEIFRNKLEEHTNDPFSVVIKRSKLPMELLKDEKDCVTKKYKNDNFLKIENYNDIYSKKKKRKKPKLNFESLEEYANNAQQKLLNYETDKDNSLVHKKTNVEKKYIKDHLLKIGQSKRIWTELYKVIDSSDIILEVLDARDPIGTRCKKLEENLKKDRAHKHIILILNKVDLIPTSVAEKWIKILSKEYPTIAYHASINNPFGKSDLFNIIRQYSQFFKNMKKKHIHIGLIGYPNVGKSAVINSLKKKVVCISACIPGQTKYWQFIKLTNKIYLIDCPGIVPYDIEDSDKILRCTMRLEKITNPHYYIDDIFKMVNKSLILNLYKLPDDLTFSNSEEFLEILAKKMGKLLKGGEPDIISVSKIMINDWIKGKIPYFVNPDEYVDSTKGNSTLTDLEKPIDTQDKVENNAENEEEMENVEK
- a CDS encoding ankyrin-repeat protein, putative → MLINKSGMNTMGEQNYMIHKFFKKNETNHKEENDLQWFHKKNYKQNTIENKKNIKNKKQTPKNRIKYITYTNNESICNFYSWPCHFVYFRNQTHTQTKCTKNKHIKNDETKMKYHLVRFSSLTNVNKSTSQMLYDMNMIEKNISKGDSTKELYVPHIYSDEKKRKGILKIEKWNKKEKKKVRINICCDNNSDKIGECFISVSKQEVSYPQIKNGDNCSLPQINCKSYNKNKSIINICENDEIRRIISNSSYGDSFTYSDLDAYMGEYMDNIENVSSIAPFDLESIHLASNDGNIELIKYLLKSGIDINSKTKIRKYTALHICASKGDIKTVKFLVNNNADINALTYNNETALWFASISNHLNVCKYLLQNGALSYLNKKGDSALHAASTMGNYEVVKLLIDNSANITHLDVNLLEPIHYASFEGHKGIVKILMYKQIEQTLKETMDKIIYNMKIYNVYTKNLETYYYFKYKSIIKKKVMSKILCCVITSGSYKLVKYILKKGANVNYFDIHLQLFPIHAAAVSGNIKIFKALIHKGANLFVKTPCNNLPINLVEDVELRQYILQQSRKINLRNAWIIRNKKSDHIFSHLSYDIFYHICLFF